The following proteins are encoded in a genomic region of Fundidesulfovibrio magnetotacticus:
- a CDS encoding DEAD/DEAH box helicase, which yields MALTSEESKAKQLLQEFIRETIPEYIIEGAHSIVAQDGVQKIDVKKRDQYWDVEGHVQGEDFQVYASELGLNLEEETVTFFCNCPESFSGVCRHVGATALKYVKSLEGRKSGDGQGAALQNTEWRQSFRHFFATAFEPEAGKHYVIYRFFPEPGRLQVAFYRARQNKSGLSQVHQEITLEQIIQNPDWCDSSPSLPLVAEQVGHFLDYRGHRVDIPAGLISWFLWAISKEYYLYWQDSENPVRIERSTMRLQLRPVMDDALGLRFDIYLARPGKAPFSIQGQETYFYGQLPLWVCWNKSFYPVQTGLPAPFIRDMVENPPVIPPADVSEFLDRVWTKFPASDLHGQQEFLERMRPNFLPATYSPKLYLDEEGSLLTLAVQNVYVTEHGEVFQEGPNPELQTGSYQYEGRSFLMAREQEAEAALIAVLQEMGFQPRNNANWFLEPEEAIVFLLDAYPRLVEKYRVFGEKNLTRYKVRLSQPVIVAEVESDEKEKWFDLDLAVQYDDQRVPIDKIWKAWTQGKRYVQLKDGSYTSLPESWLKRLGHKLRALGYDPDKPPQKRFKQFEAPILDKILEDLPEAHTDSFWNNLREKIHSFKEITPLKAPTHLNASLRPYQLQGLSYLNFLREYGFGGILADEMGLGKTVQTLSFVQHLVERGHRDPNLIVVPTSVLPNWDREAEKFVPQLKRVIVYGAKREGLFKQIAESQLVITTYALLRRDLDELLNFEFNSIILDEAQNIKNPNTITARSVRRLRGKMRLCLSGTPIENNLFELWSLFEFLMPGFLGSQNSFQRGIVKPIKDGDEETLDYLRGRVKPFILRRTKSEVAKDLPPKIENVQYCALIDEQAELYSQLAKKLRDQVLRDVDEKGMAKSQMSILDALLKLRQICCHPRLLKLDMPGVNTNLPSGKFDTFKDLVTDIVEEGHKVLVFSQFVQMLHIIRSWLQLEQMPFAYLDGSSKDRFEQVDLFNNTPEIPIFLISLKAGGTGLNLTSADYVIHYDPWWNPAVENQATDRTHRIGQKRQVFAYKLICSNTVEEKILKLQDMKKGVAEAIIPGQDAWKSLTRNDLEMLFEV from the coding sequence ATGGCCCTCACCAGCGAGGAGAGCAAAGCCAAGCAGCTCCTCCAGGAGTTCATCCGGGAGACGATCCCGGAATATATCATTGAAGGCGCGCATTCAATCGTCGCCCAGGACGGCGTCCAGAAAATCGACGTCAAGAAGCGCGACCAGTACTGGGACGTGGAAGGCCATGTCCAGGGGGAGGACTTCCAGGTGTACGCCTCGGAACTGGGCCTCAACCTGGAGGAAGAGACCGTCACGTTCTTCTGCAACTGCCCCGAGTCCTTCTCCGGGGTGTGCCGCCATGTGGGCGCCACGGCGCTCAAGTACGTGAAGTCCCTGGAAGGCCGCAAGTCCGGAGACGGGCAAGGCGCGGCGCTCCAGAACACCGAGTGGCGCCAGAGCTTCCGCCATTTCTTCGCCACTGCCTTCGAGCCCGAGGCGGGCAAGCATTATGTGATCTACCGCTTCTTCCCCGAGCCGGGGCGGCTCCAGGTGGCTTTCTACCGCGCCCGCCAGAACAAGTCCGGGCTCTCCCAGGTGCACCAGGAAATCACCCTTGAGCAGATCATCCAGAACCCCGACTGGTGCGACTCCTCGCCCTCGCTGCCCCTGGTGGCCGAGCAGGTCGGCCACTTCCTCGACTACCGGGGCCACCGCGTGGACATCCCCGCCGGCCTCATCTCGTGGTTCCTCTGGGCCATCAGCAAGGAGTATTACCTCTACTGGCAGGACTCGGAGAACCCCGTGCGCATCGAGCGCTCCACCATGCGCCTGCAGCTGCGCCCCGTCATGGACGACGCCCTGGGACTGCGCTTCGACATCTACCTGGCGCGCCCCGGCAAGGCCCCCTTCTCCATCCAGGGCCAGGAGACCTATTTCTACGGCCAGCTGCCCCTGTGGGTCTGCTGGAACAAGAGCTTCTACCCCGTGCAGACCGGCCTGCCCGCCCCTTTCATCCGGGACATGGTGGAGAACCCCCCGGTGATCCCCCCGGCGGACGTCTCCGAATTCCTCGACCGCGTCTGGACCAAGTTCCCCGCCTCGGACCTGCACGGCCAGCAGGAATTCCTGGAGCGCATGCGCCCCAACTTCCTGCCCGCCACCTACAGCCCCAAGCTCTACCTGGACGAGGAAGGCAGCCTGCTCACCCTGGCGGTGCAGAACGTCTACGTCACCGAGCACGGCGAGGTGTTCCAGGAAGGCCCCAACCCCGAGCTGCAGACCGGCTCCTACCAGTACGAGGGCCGCAGTTTCCTCATGGCCCGCGAGCAGGAGGCCGAGGCCGCCCTCATCGCCGTGCTTCAGGAGATGGGCTTCCAGCCGCGCAACAACGCCAACTGGTTCCTCGAACCCGAGGAGGCCATCGTCTTCCTCCTGGACGCCTACCCCAGGCTGGTGGAAAAATACCGCGTCTTCGGCGAGAAGAACCTCACGCGCTACAAGGTGCGCCTCTCCCAGCCCGTGATCGTGGCCGAGGTGGAGAGCGACGAGAAGGAAAAGTGGTTCGACCTGGACCTGGCCGTGCAATACGACGACCAGCGCGTGCCCATCGACAAGATCTGGAAGGCCTGGACCCAGGGCAAGCGCTACGTGCAGTTGAAAGACGGCTCCTACACGAGCCTCCCCGAGAGCTGGCTCAAGCGCCTGGGCCACAAGCTGCGCGCCCTGGGCTACGACCCGGACAAGCCGCCCCAGAAGCGCTTCAAGCAGTTCGAGGCGCCCATCCTGGACAAGATCCTGGAGGACCTGCCCGAGGCCCACACCGATTCCTTCTGGAACAACCTGCGCGAGAAGATCCACAGCTTCAAGGAGATCACGCCGCTCAAGGCTCCGACGCACCTGAACGCCAGCCTGCGCCCTTATCAGCTGCAGGGCTTAAGCTACCTCAACTTCCTGCGAGAGTACGGTTTCGGCGGCATCCTGGCCGACGAGATGGGCCTGGGCAAGACCGTGCAGACCCTCTCCTTCGTGCAGCACCTGGTGGAGCGCGGCCACAGGGACCCCAACCTCATCGTGGTGCCCACCTCGGTGCTCCCCAACTGGGACCGCGAGGCCGAGAAGTTCGTGCCGCAACTCAAGCGCGTGATCGTCTACGGCGCAAAGCGCGAGGGCCTGTTCAAGCAGATCGCGGAATCGCAGCTGGTGATCACCACCTACGCCCTGTTACGGCGCGACCTGGACGAGCTATTGAACTTCGAGTTCAACTCCATCATCCTGGACGAAGCCCAGAACATCAAGAACCCCAACACCATCACGGCTCGTTCGGTGCGCCGCCTGCGGGGCAAGATGCGCCTGTGCCTCTCGGGCACGCCCATCGAGAACAACCTTTTCGAGTTGTGGAGCCTCTTCGAGTTCCTCATGCCCGGCTTCCTGGGCAGCCAGAACTCGTTCCAGCGCGGCATCGTCAAGCCCATCAAGGACGGCGACGAGGAGACCCTGGACTACCTGCGCGGCCGCGTGAAGCCGTTCATCCTGCGGCGCACCAAGTCCGAGGTGGCCAAGGACCTGCCGCCCAAGATCGAGAACGTGCAGTACTGCGCGCTCATTGACGAACAGGCGGAGCTGTACTCCCAGCTGGCCAAGAAGCTGCGCGACCAGGTGCTGCGCGACGTGGACGAGAAGGGCATGGCCAAGTCGCAGATGTCGATCCTGGACGCGCTGTTGAAGCTGCGCCAGATCTGCTGCCACCCGAGGCTTCTCAAGCTGGACATGCCCGGCGTGAACACCAACCTGCCCTCCGGCAAGTTCGACACCTTCAAGGACCTGGTGACGGACATCGTGGAGGAAGGGCACAAAGTGCTGGTGTTCTCGCAGTTCGTGCAGATGCTGCACATCATCCGCAGCTGGCTGCAGTTGGAGCAGATGCCCTTCGCCTACCTGGACGGCTCCAGCAAGGACCGCTTCGAGCAGGTGGACCTGTTCAACAACACGCCGGAGATTCCGATCTTCCTGATTTCCCTGAAGGCGGGCGGCACGGGCCTGAACCTGACCAGCGCCGACTACGTGATCCACTACGACCCGTGGTGGAACCCCGCCGTGGAAAACCAGGCCACGGACCGCACGCACCGCATCGGCCAGAAGCGCCAGGTGTTCGCGTACAAGTTGATCTGTTCCAACACCGTGGAAGAGAAGATCCTGAAGCTCCAGGACATGAAAAAGGGCGTGGCGGAAGCTATTATTCCCGGGCAGGACGCCTGGAAGAGCTTGACGCGGAACGATCTGGAGATGTTGTTTGAGGTGTAG